The following is a genomic window from Rhodospirillales bacterium.
CATCCAAATCGACGACCCGCCCCTGATGCATGAGCGCGACCGCCTGGAGGGCCGGGGGATCGCCGCGCTGTTGCAAGACGCGCTTGAAGACCTCGAACAAGCTCAAGGTCGGGACAACGAGCCGGGACGGGTCCTCGATCGCCGGCGCGAAAAACCCCGCGTTTTTCCCGTCGGCGAAATATTCGAGCCAGCCCGAGGAATCGACGACGTTCATATCCGGTCCCGCTCGCGCTCGACGGTCGTGTCGATCCCGCCGAGGAAGCCCCTGAGTTCCCTGGCTCGGCGAACGGGAATCAACTCGATGCGGTCGCCGTAGGCGATCGCCTGGAACTTCTGCCCCGCCCGCACGCGCAGGCGCTCGCGGATCGCTTTCGGAATCACCACCTGGAACTTGGGCGACAGGGTCACGGTTTCCATGCCTTTTCTCCATCGATACGATAATCGTATTACGAAAGTTATATCGATCATACGGAACCGGTCAAGGCGCGATGGCCCCGCCGCCGCGAGGGGTTTGCCGCGCTTGACCGCCTCGCGGCCCGGGTCCACATTGTAAGGCAAGTTCCTGGGGGAGCCCCATCCCGATGTCGGGGCTGAGAGACCGCTAGAAGCGGGATACCCCAGAACCTGATCCGGGTCATGCCGGCGTAGGGAACGGAACGCGCGCCAAGCCCACTTGCGCCAAGCCCTTCGGGGCCGAACTCCCTCCCGTCGCCGCCGATCCGTTTGTCGGAGTCCGAAGGAGTCCGCGCCATGAACGTCATCGCTAAGCCGCCACGCATTTCCGTGACCACCGGGCCGCTGCCCGCCTCGCGCAAAATCTTTGTGCCGGGCGAACGCCATCCCCATATCCGCGTGCCGATGCGCGAGATTTCCGTGCACCCCTCGGCGGGCGAGCCGCCCTTGGTGGTCTACGACACCACCGGCCCCTACACCGACCCCGAGGCCAAGATCGACATCCAAAAAGGCCTGCCGCGCATCCGCTCGCCCTGGATCAAGGCGCGGGGCGACGTGGAGGACTACGACGGCCGCACGGTCCGACCCGAAGACAACGGCAACGTCGCCGCCGACAAACTGGCGCCCGAATTTCCGGTCCGCCACCGTCCCTTGCGTGCGAAAGCGGGCAAGGCGGTGACGCAGATGGCCTATGCGCGCGCCGGCATCGTCACGCCCGAGATGGAATTCGTCGCCATCCGCGAAAACGAACTGCGCGCGAGGGATCCCAAGGCCGCGCACGCCGCCATCGCGGCGGGCCAGAGCTTCGGCGCCGCGATCCCCGACTACGTCACGCCCGAATTCGTGCGCGACGAAATCGCGCGCGGGCGCGCCATCATTCCGGTCAACGTCAACCACCCGGAGCAGGAGCCGGTCGTCCTCGGGCGCAACTTCCTGGTCAAGATCAACGCCAACATCGGCAATTCCGCCGTCACCTCCTCGGTCGCCGAGGAGGTGGACAAGATGGTGTGGGCGATCCGCTGGGGCGCCGATACGGTGATGGACCTCTCGACCGGGCGCAACATCCACAACATCCGCGAATGGATCATCCGCAATGCGCCGGTGCCGATCGGCACGGTGCCGATCTACCAGGCCCTCGAAAAGGTCGCGCGGCCCGAGGAACTGACTTGGGAGATTTTCCGCGACACCATCGTCGAGCAGTGCGAGCAGGGGGTGGACTATTTCACCATCCACGCGGGGGTGCGGCTCCGCCATATTCCGCTCGCGGCGAAGCGCGTCACCGGCATCGTGTCGCGCGGCGGCTCGATCATGGCCAAGTGGTGCTTGGCGCACCACAAGGAGAATTTCCTCTACGAGAACTTCGAGGAACTGTGCGATATCCTCCGCGCCTACGACGTGGCGTTTTCGCTCGGCGACGGGCTCAGGCCCGGCTCGACCGCGGACGCCAACGACGCGGCCCAGTTCGCCGAGCTGGAGACGCTGGGCGAATTGACCCAGATCGCCTGGAAAAAAGACGTGCAGGTGATGATCGAGGGGCCCGGCCACGTCCCCATGCACAAGATCAAGATCAACGTCGAAAAGCAGATCAAACTGTGCGGCGAGGCGCCGTTCTACACGCTGGGTCCGCTGGTCACCGACATCGCTCCCGGCCACGATCATCTGGTCAGCGCCATCGGCGCCGCCATGATCGGCTGGTATGGCACCTCCATGCTCTGCTACGTGACGCCGAAGGAGCATCTCGGCCTTCCCGACCGCAACGACGTCAAGGCGGGCGTGATCGCCTACAAGGTCGCGGCGCACGCCGCCGATCTCGCCAAAGGCCACCCCGGGGCGTCG
Proteins encoded in this region:
- a CDS encoding AbrB/MazE/SpoVT family DNA-binding domain-containing protein, whose protein sequence is METVTLSPKFQVVIPKAIRERLRVRAGQKFQAIAYGDRIELIPVRRARELRGFLGGIDTTVERERDRI
- a CDS encoding type II toxin-antitoxin system VapC family toxin, with the translated sequence MNVVDSSGWLEYFADGKNAGFFAPAIEDPSRLVVPTLSLFEVFKRVLQQRGDPPALQAVALMHQGRVVDLDATLALAAARLSVVERLPLADSVMLATARAVGAIFWTQDADFEGRAGVRYVAP
- the thiC gene encoding phosphomethylpyrimidine synthase ThiC; this encodes MNVIAKPPRISVTTGPLPASRKIFVPGERHPHIRVPMREISVHPSAGEPPLVVYDTTGPYTDPEAKIDIQKGLPRIRSPWIKARGDVEDYDGRTVRPEDNGNVAADKLAPEFPVRHRPLRAKAGKAVTQMAYARAGIVTPEMEFVAIRENELRARDPKAAHAAIAAGQSFGAAIPDYVTPEFVRDEIARGRAIIPVNVNHPEQEPVVLGRNFLVKINANIGNSAVTSSVAEEVDKMVWAIRWGADTVMDLSTGRNIHNIREWIIRNAPVPIGTVPIYQALEKVARPEELTWEIFRDTIVEQCEQGVDYFTIHAGVRLRHIPLAAKRVTGIVSRGGSIMAKWCLAHHKENFLYENFEELCDILRAYDVAFSLGDGLRPGSTADANDAAQFAELETLGELTQIAWKKDVQVMIEGPGHVPMHKIKINVEKQIKLCGEAPFYTLGPLVTDIAPGHDHLVSAIGAAMIGWYGTSMLCYVTPKEHLGLPDRNDVKAGVIAYKVAAHAADLAKGHPGASRRDDALSRARFEFRWEDQFNLGLDPETAKDFHDKTLPKEAHKTAHFCSMCGPKFCAMEITQQLKDVTPEAQKGMAEMSEKFRAGGGEIYKEEFAK